The Papaver somniferum cultivar HN1 chromosome 3, ASM357369v1, whole genome shotgun sequence genome includes a region encoding these proteins:
- the LOC113359814 gene encoding uncharacterized protein LOC113359814, protein MVDLRNLSPTAADDVRDIGPHMWARVYAKGARYSLMTTNACESWNAKILTFKDVPICHLVDYLRKTLMKWFSVRRQESNDWHHAFSKHAHEAIEERRILAMKCSVIHVIDEQYEINESDNQDQNIVDLVRKTCTCGVFTLEHFPCGHVMAVCQKIGVRWETLCGEYYRTSSWRGMYAPPIYRAMTCDWYLPEDVDATVVLHPNTGRGPDRPRGGRFRSAYERLAPSKGTRSCSNCHNLGHYVNTCLISKTLFHLS, encoded by the coding sequence ATGGTGGATCTTCGAAATCTGAGCCCAACGGCTGCAGATGACGTACGGGATATTGGACCACACATGTGGGCCAGGGTTTACGCTAAAGGAGCCCGTTATAGTCTCATGACGACGAACGCCTGCGAGAGTTGGAATGCGAAAATATTGACATTCAAAGATGTGCCCATATGTCATTTAGTAGATTATCTTCGGAAAACGCTCATGAAATGGTTCTCTGTTCGTAGACAAGAATCTAATGATTGGCACCATGCCTTCAGTAAACACGCCCATGAAGCTATAGAGGAACGCAGAATATTGGCTATGAAGTGTAGTGTCATCCATGTGATAGATGAGCAATATGAAATAAATGAGAGTGATAACCAGGATCAGAACATCGTCGATCTTGTGCGGAAGACGTGCACTTGCGGAGTTTTTACACTAGAGCATTTTCCTTGTGGCCATGTGATGGCGGTATGCCAGAAGATTGGGGTCAGGTGGGAGACTCTTTGTGGGGAGTACTACCGAACTTCCAGCTGGAGAGGTATGTATGCGCCTCCTATCTATAGAGCCATGACTTGTGATTGGTATCTCCCAGAGGATGTGGATGCTACTGTTGTTTTGCATCCCAATACAGGCAGAGGTCCTGATCGTCCAAGGGGTGGTCGATTTCGGTCTGCTTATGAAAGACTTGCTCCATCTAAAGGGACACGATCTTGTTCAAATTGTCACAACTTAGGTCATTACGTCAATACCTGCCTGATAAGTAAAACTTTGTTCCATCTGAGTTGA